TCTATCATATTTACCTCATTTATAAGAGGGGAATCCCCCCCTGTTCCTTTTACATTTTTCTAATAGATATAATAATTTTATTCGTTTACTTTGGCTATAGTTTTTGCTAATTTTTTCTTATATGCTAAGTTTCCCTGTCTTGCAATCATTATTCTTTGTGCTTGTGGTGATCCAGCTCCGTGCATGGATTCTGTTCGATAGCCTACTGCTGCTGTTCCAAGGGTCATATTTTCGATTAATCTTAAAATTTTCATACGATTTTCAGTAGAAACTGCTGCTACACCTTTTAAGTATTTATCTATATATGGTCCTGTTTTTGGATTTCTGAAATCTTGTTCTGAAGGCATTGTTACCATTAACCCTCCAGCTATATCTTCTGCAAGTCTACAAATTTCATAGGGGAATCTAGTAACATTTTGCTTACATACATTTGCAAGTAAATTATCTATTTCATAGTTTCCTGCTTTTGTTACATGCCCTTCTGCAGAACATGCTATTCCACAAGCGAATAGTGTTTCATTTAGGTGAGTCATTTCTATTAACTTATCCTTAATGTGTGTTGCTTTATGAGCCCCATTATATTCTGAAGCTACCGCTGCTGCTCCGATCAGTACATCACCAACGCCAACTTTACATCCACCATAGCTTTGTCTGTGATATCCAGCAAATCTTTCTACAAGCATTCCTGCAAATTCAGTTTCTCCATTTAAAAATATTCTATCATTAGGCACAAATACATTTTCAAATACAGTTAATGTTTCTTGTCCACCAAATTCACTATTTCCTCTATCAATCATTCCATCTTCTAGTTTTCTTGTATCACAAGATTGACGTCCATATATATGGAACACACCCTCTGCATCTGTTGGAACTGCAAATGATACTGCCCAATCTTTATCATTTTCTGTCATTGCTATTGTTGGCATTACAATTATTTCATGGGAATTTGTCATACCTGTTTGATGTGCTTTTGCACCTCTTACTACTATACCATCCGCTCTTCTTTCTACTACTCTTAAGTACATATCTGGATCTTCTTGTTTACTAGGTGAAAGGCCTCTATCTCCTTTTGGATCTGTCATAGCACCATCCACTGTTAAATCATTATTTTGAACATAAGTCAAAAATTTCTTGAAGTTCTCATGATAGCTTGTTCCATGTTCTTTGTCTAATTCATAAGTAGTACTAAATAAAGAATTGAAAGCATCCATTCCAACACATCTTTGGAAGCAAGAAGCCGTTTTTTGTCCAAGCAAACGCTGCATTTTAACTTTCTTTATTAAATCTCCCGTATTTTGATGAAGATGCGTAAAACGATTTACTTTTTCTCCAGTCAAGTCTGAAGTAGCAGTCATTAAATCTTCAAATTCTGGATTTTGCGCTAATTCGTATGTCATTGCTACAGAATTTAAAGATGGGCGAATAATTGGATGATCTACAACATTTTCTACTAATTCCCCAAACATATAAACCTTTAGATTTAATTTTCTAAGACTTTCTATATATTGTTCTTTTGTCATTAATCCCATTAAGAACAGCTCCTTTAATATTTATTTTGAATTTTATTAATTTTTATTTTATTTTCACTATTAATCATAGCAAAAACTATGCCAACTTCTCTATTATATATTTTTATAAAAAAGCCTTATCAGATTTATGTAATCATATGAAGTATGATTACGAATATTACAGTAAATAGGAGCCCAAAGGGATAGGTTGCTCCATAACCAGCTGCAACTTCATCAGTCTTCGTAGCATCAATTGCAGCTCCAAGACCTGGTGTACTTGTCATACCTCCGCATATAGCGCCTGCAATAATGATCCAGTTCATTTTAAATATATATCTTGCTACAAAAAAACCAGCACTCAATGCAACTAGACCAACTACAAAAGAAATTAGTGCAAGTGTTGCACCGCTTCCACCAAGTGCAGCTACAGTTTCATATCCATATTGTAATCCTACTATAGCCAAGAACAGAGAAAGGGATAAATCTCTTATAGCAGAAAGCACTCCGGTGTTCATTCTAAAGGTTAGTGGTCCGATCTTACCGATATGACCAAGCCATAATGACATTATAAGTACACCTCCAGTTGATCCCAAACTCATCCATTTAACAAATGGTATGTATATATTTATTGAACCAACAAAGTATCCAATCAAACACACTGTAAGAAATGATATTACGTCCATTCCCACTTCTTTAATGTTTTTTTCTTTAGTTTCATTGTCATCAAAAGATGTCATTTCTGATTTGAATCTTTCTTTTTCCTTTTCTACATCCATTTTAAATATAACTGGGAAAAAGTTCATAGCAATAATTACCACTAAAACCCCCGGTGCATATCCAATAGCATGTCCTAGTCCAACTTGTGCTTGTGCTACTGCACCATACTTAGCAGTGGCTTCTAAAGCTGCTGCCAATGCTGGTGAACTTGTTAAAGCGCCTGTATAAACCCCAGCAACAGCAAAATTATTTTGCCCAGTAAATACAAGTGTAGCTAAATATGTGGCTAATGCACCTGTAGCAGTTATCACACCACCAAGTACAACAAATCGGGCTCCATATTTCTTAACAACCTTTCCTATATCTTTTCCTGCAAGTAACCCAACTGATGAAATAAAAAGAATCAGTGTGAATGTAAATAAAGTATCGCTAACAACCCCATTTTTAAAGTAATTAGCCGCATATTTGGGTGCCCCTGCAATTAAACCTTTTTTAGGATTACTTGGATCTAACATAAAGGCCACACAGTATTTCGAATAAAGTAACCACCCAAGAAATATTCCAGTAAATAAACCTCCTGATTGTCCAAGATTGAATTTTCCAATTTTAATGTTACCTAGCAGCAATCCAGTAACCGTTGCTAAGAACATAGGAACAAATGGATTCGTTAAAAAAGTGTTTAAATCAAATTTCATTTTTTTATGCCTCCTCAATTAAATAGAATAAATATTTGTTCATTTAGTAAGTCTATAAAATAACACGTTAATTGATAATTTTGTTAATACTTTAACAAAACTTAGCAATTATATCCATTTTTCTCCAGTCGTTAATCCTATTAAGACTATCCCTCCATATATATATTTTGTCTAACTTTACATTTATTTATTTATGTAGCAATACCTGTGCCAAAGTTATAAACATGTAATATGATTTTTTTAAATATATTATACCTTTAATCTATATCAGTACATTTCACTTAGTATTTCAAGTAATTATTGTGATTATTTTCACAAATAATAAGTAAAAAAATAACACAATTGTGAAAACAATCACAAATATGTTATTCAAGCAATAATATTTGTTGCATAAAAGCAACAAATATTAGAAACCCAATTTAAAAATTCCATAATTCTTGCATAGTATATGTGTTTTACAAGATATATATTTTTTTTGCATTTTTGCAACACGTTTCATTTTTACAACATATCTTTTTCTAAATATCTTTTACGCTTTCTAACAAAAGTAGAAGCATCAATGCCAAGTAATTTTGCAGCATCTCTAACATTACCTGTATTTTCAAAGGCCTGACTAATAAGTTTAGCTTCTACTTTTCCAACTGCCTCTTTTAAATTACATATGTCTCCACTACCAATATTTTTTCCTATGCAGTTAAGATGGTTTTTCATTGGCAAGTCACTTCCAAATATTTTGTCACTACTGCTCATCACTATAACTCTTTCTACAATGTTCTTAAGTTCCCTAACATTACCGGGCCAATCGTAATTATACAGTGTATTCACTGCCTCAATAGTGAAAGTTTTCTCAAAATTATATTTATTATTTAATTCAGATAAGAAGTACTGAACTAAAGGTACAATATCTTCTCTTCTTTCTCTTAATGGTGGTATAGTAAGGGGGACAACATTTAACCGATAATATAAATCTGATCTAAAGGTTTTCTCTTTTGTCATATCTTCTAAGTTCCTATTAGTAGCTGCGAGTACTCTTACATCAATTTTAATCGATTTCACCGATCCAACTCTTTCAACTTTTCCCTCTTGGAGTACATTAAGTAGCTTAACTTGTATATCTAAAGGAAGTTCTCCAATTTCATCTAAAAAAACTGTACCTCCATCTGCCACCTCAAAAAGTCCCATCTTTCCTTCTTTATTCGCTCCTGTAAAGGCCCCTTTTACATATCCAAAGAGTTCTGATTCTATAAGATTTTGAGGAATTGCTCCACAATTAATTTTTATAAAATTCTTGTCACGCCTCAAACTATTTTTATGTAGAAATTTTGCAATTTCTTCCTTACCAACTCCCGTTTCTCCTAATATTAAAACAGTAGTATCCACACTAGCTACTCTTTTAGCAACCTCCAATAAATCTATCATTGTTTTATCCTTTGCAATGATATCTGATAAATTTAAATATTGAATTCTCATAACTTCTATCTCTGAATAATATTTTTCTGTAAGCTTCATATTTTTAGCTAGCTGTTCTTCTAACTCGTATAATTTCGTTATATCTCGTACATTTGTAACCACCATGCTTATATTACCCTTGTCATCAAATATGGGGTTACTAGAAACTAACACCTTTTTACCCGTACTAAATTCCTGCTCAATGGTATTAGATTTTTTGTTTTTTAATACCATAAGAGTTGATGACTTTGATATGTATCCCTCTTTTTCTAGTTCATACATATTCCTATTTATCATATCTTTTCTTTGTAAACCCGTTATATTTTCATAAGATTTATTAATCTTTAATGTGTTTGCTTTGCCATCGGTTACATATATACCATCAAAGGATGATTCAATAATCTCATTTAACTCTGTGCAATTAAGCTTTCCTATGTCACATTCATTAATGCAATTTAAATTACTTTTCATCATAGCATCCCTAATTTTCATAAATACACCTCTCACTCTATGAAAAATTAAGCTATGCATTATTTATAGAGTGCATAGCTTGTTTTTATTATATCAGAAAAAGTATAATTTAATATAACTATTTGGCCATTCTTTTAAATAATAATAGCCTTTCTTCGCTTTGACCTTTATAAAAACTTTTAACGTCTTACATATTATTCCTCAATTACAAAATATCATTAAAACATTCCCTTTACATTAAGAGAACACCATCTAACTAATTCACTCATTATTAAACTGCCATTCCAAGGAGAATCATAGAAATTCATATACCCAATTTTCACAACTCTATCTACACCAAAAGCCGTTACTCTGTCTGCAAAATCTAAAGTCTTGTTACTATTCTTTGATGCTATGCCAATGGTTTGTATGTTTTTAGTAATCAAAGGACATACATCTAATATATCATCCACTTGTTTTACAAATATAGTTCGTCCAGTAATAGGTTCTTCAAGCTTTAATTCACTATCAATTAGTATTGTATATTGAAGCCCCTTACTTATATAAAGCTGCTTATCCAAACACAGTGAATATTCTCCTCTTTTATTAATTATTTTTGCAGCTATGGCTTGCTCTAAATCTAAATTACTATATCTTTTAACCATCTTCTCAAATTTTTCACTTAACCTTTGCGCTATTTCCTCTAAAGGTAGTTTGCTTTTCTCTAAAAACAATACCTGAGGGGAAGAACATGCTTTTTGTTTAAATGCAATTATATCTGTAACTAGATTTTCTAAGTATTCTTCAAAGTCATCACTTTCAATAGCTGATTTTTCAAAAACTGCAAAAGAATACTTAGGTCCAAAAATTAAATCCTTACAAGTAGTTTTTTTAGGTAAAATAGAAATAGCATTTACTGCAGTTTCTCCACCCCAAACTATTCGTGCATCTGCTTTTAAAGACATCTCAGAATTGTGATACCCATCTTCACTATTAAAATAAATAAGGGCAATATTTTTTAATATAACTTTAGAGGAATAAGTATTTCCCTCATACATAACCAAAATATTATCTAAAAGCACCAATAATTTATATACTTCACTAACACATTTCTTTGACACGCGAAGAATATTACCATTTTTGCATAGTATACTTTGAAGCACTGAATAAATTCCGAGGGTAGCAACATTTCCTGCCATCCAATGGCATACTACACCCTTTGGTTGTGTTTTAATGTATTTTTCATCCTCTACCTGTACAAAATCATTTAGATATTCAATATTTCCTAAGTTAAGCTTTAACTGTTTTTCCATATTTACTTTCTTTAAATAAAAGCACAAGAATGGAACTCCTTCCATTTTTAATATTTCTCTGTTTGTAGCAATTTTCTTGCTATATTCATTTATAATAAGTATTATAGCTTGCACCGGGAATTCATGAAGATCTTCAAGATTCTTGTTTAAGCAAGTATCTATTTCATGAAAGTCTTGAAATATGAATCCATTTTCATTGAACTCTCCATTTAATCCATAACAATTTATCATCTTCCTACCTCTCTTTCCGCAAAGGTATCTCCACAGCCTCTAATTTCTGCTTTGTCTACTCGAGATTTATATCTAAAATACTTGCCTTGTCTACCACAAGGACAATTATCTACTCCTATAAATTCACCAATATCCTCAGTTAGAATAGCTTGGGACGGATAACTAGTACCTAAAATACTCATAACCTCTATAAGCCCTGTTTCACCAAGCTTCACCTCTTCTAAAGTCTGCAGGTCCCTTATAATAATCTCTGCAAAATTCGGAACATGCTTATGTCCATACACACAATCAATAAAAACTACTCCCACCTGTTCCACCATTCCATAAAAATCTATGACGTTGGCTATATTTGTGTTAAATACCTGCGCTGCAGTCTCTGAAAAAACATTCTTTTCCACCTTTTCAGAAATAAGTTTTTTCCACCCGCCACTATGTAATAGCTTTAACTTAGGCATATCCAGTTTTATTCCTTCCTGCTTTAATACATTTAAGAATTTAGACCACATTATATAAGTAAAACCATAAACTAAAATTTCTTCTCCATTATATGCTCTTTCAAACTCCACAAGTCTATCTATATTTAATTTAAGTTCACCATTTTCACTATCCATCACATAAAAAATTTTACTACCAAAAGTACTTAACCCTCTTATAGCCGCCCCACGTGCAGTTATATTGTCTCCTCTTTTGTTGCTGTCTATGCTATCTATTATAAGCATGGGTCTTCTCTTTCCTCCTAAAAAGCTTGTTAATGTACTTATTAATCCTTGTGTTTGTCTTATGGAAGTCCTTTTGTCTAAATATATTTTACTAGGAATTCCTGTGGTGGTAGCACTAGAGTTTAACACTCTTACCACTTGTTCTTGCTCACATATTCTAAGATCAAAATATTTAAACATATTTACAGGAATATATGGAACCTGCTCTAGTGTTTTGATACTACTAATATCTATACCTAATCTATCATACATAGCTTTTATATTTAAATTTGACTTATTGCGTTCTAGTTGCGATAAGATAATATTTAAAAGTAGCTTTTCCTTCTTTTCTTTTTCTATATTAAACTGCTCTCCCAGAACTATTTCATCTATCAATTCTGAAGCATCCATTTGTTTCACCCTCTTACTGTTATTTAAGTTTTTTTGTTAACACCTTACCAGAGGAATTTTTGGGAAGAACCTTTAGAAATTCTATATACCTTGGAGTTTTATAGGAGGGTAATTGCTTTTTACAAAAATCTAATATATATTTAAAGTTTATAGAAGCTTTATTTTCTAATAATACTACAAAGCACTTTATTGCTTCGCCTAAAATATCGTCGTAAACTCCAATAACTGCACATTCCACTACCTCAGGAATTTGTAATATTACATCTTCTATTTCCTTAGGACTTATTCTATTTCCAGCACTTTTAATAATATTTTTCTCTCTTGAAACTATATATATATACCCCTCATCATCCACTTTTGCTAGATCTCCCGTATATAAGTATCCCTGCTTTATAACTTTTTCCGTTTCTACCTTGTCATTGAAATATCCCTTCATTACATTTCCACCCCGGGCAGCAATCTCACCTATTTCTCCAGATTTCACAGGATTTCCTTGGCTATTTAAAACCACCAGTTCCGTTCCATTAATGCCTTTTCCTATAGAATTCATCTTTTCATTAATTAAATGTGGTGGTAAATAAGATAGCCTTGCTGTTCCCTCAGTCTGACCATACATTATAAAAATATCTACTCCTTTTAACGCATTTATTAGTTCACTTATAAAAATCTCTGACAATTTTCCTCCTGCTTGAGTTACGTACCTTAAGGTTGGAAGCTTAGTGTGCTTTATATCTGTCATTCTAAGAAGTATTTGATAATTGCTAGGAACCCCTGAAAAGCCTGTGCAATTATACTTATTTATATCCTCAACAACTGTTTGCGGAAACATAAATCTGTTATTAATTACAATGCTTCCACCTACCCTAAAATGAGTATGCAAAATTGAAGTTCCATAGCAATAGTAAAAGGGTAAAACCATTTCCACTCTATCTTGCACTGAAAGCTTCAGGTATTCTATTATAGAATTTGTGTTATACATTAGATTATAATGAGTAAGCATTACCCCTTTAGGACTTCCTGTGGACCCAGAAGTAAAGAGTATTACAGCTACGTCTTCTTCTATATTTATATCCTCACTATATTTTTTTTCATGCACTTCAGTAAAATCACACTCACTGTCTTGTGTATAAATCTCAACATCATCACAAACCAATCTCTTTATTTTTTCGCGGAATTTATTCTGCGTAAAAATTAACTTAATATTAAGAGAGTCAATAATATACTTTATTTCATTGCTATTTAATGCTGGATTTATAGGAACACAAATGACTCCACTTTTAATTATTCCAAAATAATTCTCAATAAAAAAATTAGAATTATCTGAAACCAGGAGTATAGCCTCATTTTTAGAAAACTTCTTATTTTTTATAAAAGAAGCTTTCCTATTTACATTTTCAAAAATTTTCTTATAACTTATTTCATTTTCAAAAATTACAGAGGTTTTATCGTATTTTGATGAAAACTCGAAAACATAATCTGTAAAGGTCATATCTGAATGCCATATTTTCCAAGTATTTTCTTAATTCCTCCTATGGTATACATTCTGGAAATATCTATCACCTCTAAGGATATGTCAAAAACTTCTTCTAAACTTGTTATAAGCTCTACATGTCCTAAAGAATCCCAATTTTCTATATCATCTGGTCCCAAATTATCACTTATATCCTCTGATTTTTTAAAATCAAATACATCTCGTAACACCTTGTTTAGTTTTTCTAAATTAGCCATAATAGTTTCCTCCTAAATTGTAATAATTTATTAT
This DNA window, taken from Clostridium estertheticum, encodes the following:
- a CDS encoding AMP-binding protein: MTFTDYVFEFSSKYDKTSVIFENEISYKKIFENVNRKASFIKNKKFSKNEAILLVSDNSNFFIENYFGIIKSGVICVPINPALNSNEIKYIIDSLNIKLIFTQNKFREKIKRLVCDDVEIYTQDSECDFTEVHEKKYSEDINIEEDVAVILFTSGSTGSPKGVMLTHYNLMYNTNSIIEYLKLSVQDRVEMVLPFYYCYGTSILHTHFRVGGSIVINNRFMFPQTVVEDINKYNCTGFSGVPSNYQILLRMTDIKHTKLPTLRYVTQAGGKLSEIFISELINALKGVDIFIMYGQTEGTARLSYLPPHLINEKMNSIGKGINGTELVVLNSQGNPVKSGEIGEIAARGGNVMKGYFNDKVETEKVIKQGYLYTGDLAKVDDEGYIYIVSREKNIIKSAGNRISPKEIEDVILQIPEVVECAVIGVYDDILGEAIKCFVVLLENKASINFKYILDFCKKQLPSYKTPRYIEFLKVLPKNSSGKVLTKKLK
- a CDS encoding acyl-protein synthetase; this translates as MDASELIDEIVLGEQFNIEKEKKEKLLLNIILSQLERNKSNLNIKAMYDRLGIDISSIKTLEQVPYIPVNMFKYFDLRICEQEQVVRVLNSSATTTGIPSKIYLDKRTSIRQTQGLISTLTSFLGGKRRPMLIIDSIDSNKRGDNITARGAAIRGLSTFGSKIFYVMDSENGELKLNIDRLVEFERAYNGEEILVYGFTYIMWSKFLNVLKQEGIKLDMPKLKLLHSGGWKKLISEKVEKNVFSETAAQVFNTNIANVIDFYGMVEQVGVVFIDCVYGHKHVPNFAEIIIRDLQTLEEVKLGETGLIEVMSILGTSYPSQAILTEDIGEFIGVDNCPCGRQGKYFRYKSRVDKAEIRGCGDTFAEREVGR
- a CDS encoding 4-hydroxyphenylacetate 3-hydroxylase family protein; translation: MGLMTKEQYIESLRKLNLKVYMFGELVENVVDHPIIRPSLNSVAMTYELAQNPEFEDLMTATSDLTGEKVNRFTHLHQNTGDLIKKVKMQRLLGQKTASCFQRCVGMDAFNSLFSTTYELDKEHGTSYHENFKKFLTYVQNNDLTVDGAMTDPKGDRGLSPSKQEDPDMYLRVVERRADGIVVRGAKAHQTGMTNSHEIIVMPTIAMTENDKDWAVSFAVPTDAEGVFHIYGRQSCDTRKLEDGMIDRGNSEFGGQETLTVFENVFVPNDRIFLNGETEFAGMLVERFAGYHRQSYGGCKVGVGDVLIGAAAVASEYNGAHKATHIKDKLIEMTHLNETLFACGIACSAEGHVTKAGNYEIDNLLANVCKQNVTRFPYEICRLAEDIAGGLMVTMPSEQDFRNPKTGPYIDKYLKGVAAVSTENRMKILRLIENMTLGTAAVGYRTESMHGAGSPQAQRIMIARQGNLAYKKKLAKTIAKVNE
- a CDS encoding acyl-CoA reductase, encoding MINCYGLNGEFNENGFIFQDFHEIDTCLNKNLEDLHEFPVQAIILIINEYSKKIATNREILKMEGVPFLCFYLKKVNMEKQLKLNLGNIEYLNDFVQVEDEKYIKTQPKGVVCHWMAGNVATLGIYSVLQSILCKNGNILRVSKKCVSEVYKLLVLLDNILVMYEGNTYSSKVILKNIALIYFNSEDGYHNSEMSLKADARIVWGGETAVNAISILPKKTTCKDLIFGPKYSFAVFEKSAIESDDFEEYLENLVTDIIAFKQKACSSPQVLFLEKSKLPLEEIAQRLSEKFEKMVKRYSNLDLEQAIAAKIINKRGEYSLCLDKQLYISKGLQYTILIDSELKLEEPITGRTIFVKQVDDILDVCPLITKNIQTIGIASKNSNKTLDFADRVTAFGVDRVVKIGYMNFYDSPWNGSLIMSELVRWCSLNVKGMF
- a CDS encoding acyl carrier protein yields the protein MANLEKLNKVLRDVFDFKKSEDISDNLGPDDIENWDSLGHVELITSLEEVFDISLEVIDISRMYTIGGIKKILGKYGIQI
- a CDS encoding sigma 54-interacting transcriptional regulator is translated as MKIRDAMMKSNLNCINECDIGKLNCTELNEIIESSFDGIYVTDGKANTLKINKSYENITGLQRKDMINRNMYELEKEGYISKSSTLMVLKNKKSNTIEQEFSTGKKVLVSSNPIFDDKGNISMVVTNVRDITKLYELEEQLAKNMKLTEKYYSEIEVMRIQYLNLSDIIAKDKTMIDLLEVAKRVASVDTTVLILGETGVGKEEIAKFLHKNSLRRDKNFIKINCGAIPQNLIESELFGYVKGAFTGANKEGKMGLFEVADGGTVFLDEIGELPLDIQVKLLNVLQEGKVERVGSVKSIKIDVRVLAATNRNLEDMTKEKTFRSDLYYRLNVVPLTIPPLRERREDIVPLVQYFLSELNNKYNFEKTFTIEAVNTLYNYDWPGNVRELKNIVERVIVMSSSDKIFGSDLPMKNHLNCIGKNIGSGDICNLKEAVGKVEAKLISQAFENTGNVRDAAKLLGIDASTFVRKRKRYLEKDML